The genome window aaagaaaatgtatagcgttattttttattctctacattgttttttgaagtcagtttaatttttttaatatttttctttgtatatatagAAACCGTTTTTATttgaggtttttttaaaaaaaagtaccatGAAGTATGGCGtgtaaatcgatatttttttatctttaaaacgaGTTGActtatactcgtacatattttaataaaacaaactacaaacaatattaaaataaaagctctaatgtagaatattatatatatgttttttaattaaataataactcttTAATGACTTATAAGGTTTATTGGGAATTTAGGATTACTTTTGTCCATTTCAATGCatactgaaaaatagaaaattataagaacaaaattagaaattaatagatACGAACTAGCTGTTCTCAGATTTCATAAGTTCAAAATTTTACGGTTTACactttcattgttttataaattgacttctaaaaatttagtttcttacAAGTACTGTGCTTGGAACTTTTACTTGTATAGATGATGAGAAAGTAAGTTACTTTACTATACGTATACCAGAAAGTTGCTTTATGTTTGATGATGGTTAAATGAGTCGCTTTTCACGCTTGCACGAGTGAGtgattatactttctttttcaagtttgtataaaacatattagaaaacttttgaaatgagTACTTGAAGTAACTTTAAGTTAGACCTATTTGCTAAAATTGTTCTTCAACTGTTactctttatttctattttttttttttttttttgctttttagaaTTTGTGCacgttattaatattagtattaaaagattttacgtttattaatatGACGGAAttttacatatgttaaaaaactgtcaaaaaactttgttaaaatgtGACAAATAAATATGACTAAAGAACAAGTTCAGtcatttatctttttacttccttgtacgaagtaaaggaaatattatgatggtgaaaaatttcagatttcaacggaaatatccattttgatcatccctgaatcaattttgactagtttcggcgtgccgtctatacgtatgtatctcgcataactcaaaaacgattggccgtaggatgttaaaattttggatttaggactgttgtaacatctcgttgtACACCTCCCAcctttgaatgcaatcgactggactaaaagtgtccaaaaagcccaaaattcaaagtaTTTGGATATTGGTCCAAGTTTTATTGCAattgattggaccaaaagtgtccaaaaaagcccaaaatcaaaaaaaattggtttttgtacttttcttaactgcagtaatcagccccattgagagcttttcaacgatatatcataagtggtacttattttcattggttccatagttatagccaaataaaattttaattaatgaaatatttggatcctaaaagggaaaggcacatcggtttactGCAGGAAAAGACAGTACCACCTTTTTAAATATAGGATATAAAAGGTAAAAtgtttcaaagtaattttttttttaatacctctaatatttcaaatatagaGTAGcgaatttaatatctaatttttaagataatatcaCTGACGAAtgtataaaagaaacataaattatgttaaaataacttatatttttttattgaaataacttgaaatatttttatgtatttcttcacttgtgaaaaattaaagaaagaacatACACTAATATCACGAAAAATGAGTGATATACTTAGACAATGAATGAATCCTGTACCTGGGAAAGGATACTTTTTATgtgtacaatataataaaaacaaacttctctatgttaaaaaaaaattagaatcaattttttttttttgtggggaatTCATTTATGTGGACAAGCAGAACCAAAagttcaatattgattttttttttattcatttcaaatacAATGGGATTGATTCATATCGTCAATTTACAATTCGTATACAACGTAGAAAATTTACAATCTTCTGCAGAGAACAGAACAGTGGCACAACAGCATTGTACTGctataaaaagtttctttttaaaaaaaaaaataataataataaaaccataactttgtttttcaataaaagcgCAAGTAGAAAAAAGTTTGCGGTGGTGAtgttggtggtggtggtggtgttgAAAAAGTACAATCTTTCGTCAAGAATATAGTGATACGTGATTGAAATTGATATCCCCTTTATTAGCAaagttttaaactgaaattaaaagttgtttcacttttattttaaactttttttccttttgatgTTTCTTGCGACATGACAGTAATATTTCTACTAAACTTACTAaaatagtctataaaaaaaatgtacttttttatacttatttataactaACATTGGAGTTACTCAACCGTTGTTTTTAGTGGTAATATACTACTAATAAAAGTTATTCTAcatattttcgtttttaaaaaataagtattataatacatataaatgaaaatatattgatcatgaaattaaaaaaaattcctcgcttaaaattttgaaaaatgtattgtaaataaaaactccTCATTTGAAAGGTTCTGGCTTCAAATCCTAATCTCGCTTTAACTTTGATATTACGACACCCCTTCTTATTAGAAacatatattgtattaatatatatatacagagtgtcctatataaaacgcaacccaaccttatattggtagatattgaaataataaaaaggcatgtgtaaatgtaaattttgattactaccatccattaccttacatttagagtaaatgttggaagtggccgacATCTACGTGAATaaaagcttcaattctttttaatttattttttttataaacaattatttatgtttaaatttttaaaaaaatttaatttctcctgttttacacaaagtaaaaataaaataaaatcatatttcagtTCAAATTGAGATTGATAcgcatgctttttttttaataagtaaaatcttCTTCCAATGCAACAGCATTCATTTAAATCTACCTTTGATGCTGACTTCCGTGGCTGAGTGGTCCGCATTTCATGCGGAGGtaccggtcagtcatggcatcttttaatacgctaccaattttcaccgggctaatgaACGTAGCTATTGATGCCCGCTGTttcataacaacaaaaaaattatccttaatacaaaattttatacagagattcgaaatcaaaaaatattttataatgaaaaaaaacgaaaattaacaGACGCTtcctcttttttttgtcttcagtcatttaactggtttgatgcagctcttccaagattccctatctagtgccagtcgtttcattttggtatacctcctagattctacatccctaacagtttgttttacatattccaaacattgccggCCTGCACaacttttcccttctacctgtccctccaatatcaaagcgactattccaggatgtcttaagatgtggactataagtctgtctcttcttttgactatatttttccaaatgcttctttcttcatcaatttgccgcaacacctcttcatttgtcactttattcgcccatctgatttttaatattctcctatagcgctacattttaaaagcttctaatttttttcttttcagctaCTCCGACCGTGCAAGTTtcccttccatataaagctacgctccaaatatatactttcgaCGCTTcctcagaaaatgtaaaataaatccaatataataatcaatcatTTTACAAATCCCTTTATCAAAACCTTTTTTGCAACCTCTTTCTTTCTATATAGCGGCAAGTTTTggaaacaaaattccattttcaagtATGCATAAAACTACATTATTTGAGATTATAATGATGAaggcaatatattaaaaaagaaaaacacatttataCCTAAACACTATTCCATGCAGAAGCATGCAATCTTCTCATGTAATGTACAAACAGCGAGCGATAGACTTCTGGACGAACCGTTGTGCGATtactaatgttttaatattaaaaacgttcTAATCAAAATTGTATAGCATCATATATTGGGAACTTATTCGCAAAACATGTTATTAGGCAAAATGAAAGAacttttaagacggatttaaatCGACGTATTTAAAATCTGTAGTTTGACTTAGAAAATATGAACGCTATTTGTCAGATCCTTCcattagattaaaaaacaaaagtaaaaattggtagttcttttattacttgaaaactcTTCTTTCAAGAATTCGGATACaactttactatttaaaaaaaaaaaactgaaaaattaaataatacagtattttaattcagtaattaaattcgaataattttattttgatataaatttaaaaaaaataatctctaaattttaactaaacgaataaataaatttttaatagaaaatattatgctaagataaaattaaatgtaacatagGCTATTTGAACTTACCACATCGATGAGTTGCGATAATTTGAGCTTAATACAGACACGGAGAACATCAGTTGTATTTACCACAGgtcttactaatttattataattcgaTAAGAGATCATCGTATAGCCTTTTCGCATCCGGATTACCAGCGACCGCCCCGTGCACAACCAAAGCTGATAACAGCCAGGCGCGCAGGGTTTCCCCAGCACTTGGTCCGCACCAACCcatcctaaaataaaaagaaagaataatccATTTATTATATAGCATTACTAAGTCAAAGTTATCTAAGtaacctaaatttaaaataataataataataataaaaaaattaaaagttatttatattcagtgtcatgataaatgtttaaaatattttgttcagaataatatttttattccattatatataaattttataacttttaaatcataaattatttattttttggaattatttattatgttaaaagctaagtggaataaaataaattagacaatacattaaaacattttaaaataaatttttctaatttttcccattttaattgtaaaatataaagacaagggaagcaattttaggcctcagactaatagtagaaggaagattaaagaaaaacaaaccaacttacttggcgtttatagacgtagaaaaggcatttgataacgtagactggaataaaatgttcagcattttaaaaaaattagggttc of Lycorma delicatula isolate Av1 chromosome 9, ASM4794821v1, whole genome shotgun sequence contains these proteins:
- the LOC142330676 gene encoding acetylcholine receptor subunit alpha-like codes for the protein MGWCGPSAGETLRAWLLSALVVHGAVAGNPDAKRLYDDLLSNYNKLVRPVVNTTDVLRVCIKLKLSQLIDVNLKNQIMTTNLWVEQSWYDYKLRWEPKEYGGVEMLHVPSDHIWRPDIVLYNK